The window TGCTCACTTAGGGGTGTTAATTTACTCAACAGCAGAGAGTCCCAAGTACCTATTATCATCAGAACGACCCCCTGATCCCGAGTCGGACAAAGATGCGGATGATGTCAGCACGGTGACAAAGGTGAGCTTGGCTTGTCTTTAttggaaagcaaaaaaaaaaatcacaacaggCTGAAATTAAATGCAGTTTCATCGCTCAACGTGtggcgtttgtttgttttaggcCACCTGGTGGCGGCACGCGGCAGATGGATGGACCGTGGATCGCTTGTGTGTGCAAATTATTGCAAGAGGCAATTCAGGTGCAACACGAATGAGTGCGAGATACACACCATGCTACACCGCTagcgactgtgtgtgtgtgtgtgtgtgtgtgtgtatgtatgtatgtgtgagCACGCAGGCTGGTCACATGACTTGGACCCCAGTGTCCATCCATGCGGCTCAGAACTAAAAAGACGGTGACGTACTTGCCTAAAGGACATTCAGTGTGTTGCTTTGTACAACTTGTCCACTTCCTTCCTGGCTGTTAGAGTACTTTgactatttacagtataaattaCTACACAGTCTCATggtaaaataaataacttaaatacAGCGGCCGTGGCTTCTGGAGGGTAATACTGCAGTGGTCAGGTGCTCCAGTCTCTGCTTTGTCCCCCTATTTGGGATGGGAGGGGCTGTCAGACTGCAACGTGgcgatggaggaggaggaggaggagggatgaAGTTGCAGCTATACCACCGTGCCACTCGGAGAGTTGCCGTTCTGTGCTGTTAAGTTCTGAAGCAGAAGATGACACAGGAAGTTAGACAGTGGGACGAGACGTCAGCGGTATGGTGCGCTGAGGACGTACCGCCTTCCCGGGTCGCGCCCATGTGCAGATGAGGCCCTCCTGGCACGCCGTGATTATGCAGTCGTCCATGAAGACGAGCACGGTGAGGCGCTCGTGGGCGATCTTCTTGCACACTAGCGGCTCCAGCAGAGGCACCTCGTGCATGCGCGGGCACAGCGTGGTGCCCAACACCTTGGCGGCGTCCAAGCGGCTGCTCCTGGGCGCCACATTGATCTTGTCGTTGCTCTTGCTGATGTTGCCCAGGCTGTGGTAGCGCTTGTGCTCCTTCTCCACGCCGCTGCTGCCCGACTTGTCCGACTTTCGCTCCTGCAGGGAGAGCGTGGCAAAGCGGCCGATGCTGAACGGTGTGCTGTTCCCTCCGCCGCCGctgcccccaccccctcctcctccgccaCCGCCCTCTGAAGCGCCCTGGCCCTTGGAGGCATTGGCGACGGCGGGGTGGGGCAGCGAATTGGATCGCGATAATGAGCGTGGGAGGGGCAGGGGCAGCGTGGGCGGGTTAGAGGTGCTGATGGTGGTGTTGGGGGGGTGATGGTGGCCCTCCACGCCTCCACTTCCTCCCCCACCTGTCGTGCTGTTCACCCCCCCGCTGCTGGAGTTGGGCAGCGAGGGTCCGAAAGTGTTAGTGAAGGCTCGGGACAGCGGCAGGCGGGGGTAGAGCACGTCATCAGTCAGGTCCCACAGACAGAACTGAGTGTCCTGACCCACAGAACCAAACCTGTAGGTGACCGCCGCTGAGCCCCCGCCTTTGGAGCTGTGGCGGGAAAGACGCGACAACGTGCTGCTGGTTCGCACGCGCCCAAAGTGCATGGAGTTGTTTGGCACCCCCTGGTGGAGGTCCTCCTCACTGCCGCTGAGCTCCATTGGTTCCTCATCCTCAAGGGAGGTCGTGAAGGGGTCAAAGGCCACCACGTTGACCCAGGACTTGTGGCCATGACCCCGAGCCACCACGCGGCTTTCTGCAAACGACCACACGGTCACCAGGTCGTCCTCGCCACCCGTGGCCAGGTACTTCCCGTCA is drawn from Dunckerocampus dactyliophorus isolate RoL2022-P2 chromosome 12, RoL_Ddac_1.1, whole genome shotgun sequence and contains these coding sequences:
- the zmp:0000000529 gene encoding WD repeat-containing protein 20; protein product: MAGDGGALKDINEIKSQFRTREGFYKLLTLSDSQQRGGLPRGPSAGATLGPAAGTCPIPGGGVGLLQGPGAAASSSNAAANSSPVGFLPPVRVSMVKLQPEDPSEESERVCFNIGRELYFYTYTNIKKAVDLSKPIDKRIYKGTQPTCHDFNQHSASAESVALIVGFSAGQVQYLDPIKKETSKLFNEERLIDKSKVTCLKWLPKSENLFLASHASGHLYLYNVEHPCGTTAPQYSLLRQGEGFAVYACKTKTPRNPLLRWAVGEGGLNEFAFSPDGVHVACVGQDGCLRVFHFDSMELQGVMKSYFGGLLCVSWSPDGKYLATGGEDDLVTVWSFAESRVVARGHGHKSWVNVVAFDPFTTSLEDEEPMELSGSEEDLHQGVPNNSMHFGRVRTSSTLSRLSRHSSKGGGSAAVTYRFGSVGQDTQFCLWDLTDDVLYPRLPLSRAFTNTFGPSLPNSSSGGVNSTTGGGGSGGVEGHHHPPNTTISTSNPPTLPLPLPRSLSRSNSLPHPAVANASKGQGASEGGGGGGGGGGSGGGGNSTPFSIGRFATLSLQERKSDKSGSSGVEKEHKRYHSLGNISKSNDKINVAPRSSRLDAAKVLGTTLCPRMHEVPLLEPLVCKKIAHERLTVLVFMDDCIITACQEGLICTWARPGKANLTAQNGNSPSGTVV